The genomic region GCTCGAGGTGGGGCTGAGCGTCGTGCTCGCCGGTGCCGGCCGCTCCTTCCGCGCCCTGGCGCATCCGGCGGCGCGTGCGGACTTCCACGACCGCGCGGCGTTCATGCTGCGCCTCGGGGCGGCGGCGTGATGCGGCTCGGCATCGACCGCCTGCTCGCCGATCCCGCGCTCCGCCGCCCGCTCGCCGGGCGTCGTCTGGCGCTGCTCGCGCATCCCGCGTCGATGACGCGCGGCTTCCAGCACGCCGTCGACGCGCTGATGGCGTGCCCCGACACGCCCCTCGCCGCCGCCTTCGGCCCGCAGCACGGCATGCGCGGCGAGAAGCAGGACAACATGCAGGAGACGGACGACTACGTGGACCCGCGCCACGGCATCCCCGTCTTCAGCCTCTACGGCAGCGTGCGCCGGCCGACGCCGGCGATGCTGGACGCGTTCGACGTGCTGCTGGTCGACGTGCAGGACGTCGGCACCCGCATCTACACCTTCCTCACCACGCTGCTCTACGTCCTCGAGGCGGCGGCGCAGGCGGGGAAGGCGGTGTGGGTGCTCGACCGCCCGAACCCGGCGGGCCGGCCGGTCGAGGGCACGCGGCTGCGTCCCGGCTGGGAGAGCTTCGTCGGCGCGGGGCCGCTGCCGATGCGACACGGGCTGACGCTGGGCGAGGCCGCGGAGTGGTTCCGGCGCACCCGCAACCTCGACGTCGACCTCACCGTGGTGGCGATGGAGGGCTGGGACCCGACCGCCGGCCCGGGCTTCGGCTGGCCCCTCGGCGAGCTGGCCTGGGTCAACCCGAGCCCGAACGCCGCCTCGCCGAGCATGCCGCGCGTCTTCCCCGGGACCGTGCTGCTCGAAGGGACGGAGCTGTCCGAGGGTCGCGGCACGACGCGGCCGCTCGAGCTCTTCGGCGCCCCCGACCTCGACGTGGCGGCGCTGCTCGCGACCATGGAGCGTCTCGCGCCGGTGTGGCTGCGCGGCTGCCGCCTGCGCCCGTGCTTCTTCA from bacterium harbors:
- a CDS encoding DUF1343 domain-containing protein — encoded protein: MRLGIDRLLADPALRRPLAGRRLALLAHPASMTRGFQHAVDALMACPDTPLAAAFGPQHGMRGEKQDNMQETDDYVDPRHGIPVFSLYGSVRRPTPAMLDAFDVLLVDVQDVGTRIYTFLTTLLYVLEAAAQAGKAVWVLDRPNPAGRPVEGTRLRPGWESFVGAGPLPMRHGLTLGEAAEWFRRTRNLDVDLTVVAMEGWDPTAGPGFGWPLGELAWVNPSPNAASPSMPRVFPGTVLLEGTELSEGRGTTRPLELFGAPDLDVAALLATMERLAPVWLRGCRLRPCFFMPTFHKHAGQVCAGLQVHVDDPGYDHAVFRPYRLVALFLKAIRTWRPDYALWRDFAYEYDPRLPIDVIDGGPGLRTWVDDPAATAIDFDAACAADETAWALERLTLLRYPA